The Eubacterium maltosivorans genome includes the window AATCTCTTCTTCGCCGTATTCATCACTTCCATTCCAGAAAAATGAATTTTTTACTGCCATAAATGCCTCCTTATTCTGCCGAACCTTCCTCCGGTATTTCCTCCAACATAAAATCCAGAATATCAAACAGAATCGGCTCATAATCCTGATCAAAAAGCAGCTCTGGAGAAACTTTCGCAATCGCAACCTCAGACTCTGCTTCTAAAAGCTCATTCGTAGTGTCTTTCCATTCTTGCGAGTCTTTTTCTGCCTCGATGCCATTCAGTTCTTCAAGATAATCCCGATACTCCGCAAGGAGCTTCTTTTTATTTTGTTTGATCGTAAAGCCAACGCGGCCAGGCAGTTTAAGCCCAGCTTTATTGAGGTTCTCAAAATTGTCAATCGCGGCGATGATTTCTTTGTTTTTCAGTTTCATTGTTTTTATCCTTTACTTTTTTATTTCTCGTTGATTAATTCTTCCAGTTCTAAATCTTTCAAAACTTGACGCACCTGATCTTTAATCCGATCCGGTACCTGTGAAAAGTTCTTTTTACCATTCACAATCAAAGTGGCGTAAATAATGGCCATATCCTTTCCCTCCTTTCCTGCTAGTTTTGTTAAAATCCAAAGCTTAATTTTTGTCAGCATCGAGTAACGCCTGCACTTCCGCCCGTATTTTCTGCGGGACATCTTCAATCGTTTTTCGGCCTTCTTTAATGAGCGTGTAGTAGATTTTAGCCATTTTAAACCTCCCCAATGATCATTTCATAAACTTCTGTCAAAGCCATCATAATATCATTATTTGTTTTTTGCACTTCTGTTTTTAAGTCTGGTTCCTGCATAATGATTTGAACCACCTCAGCGGTCTGGTCAATATCATAAACAAAATTACGGTTAACCGTATAAGTTCTGATCTGAGAATAGCCCTCAAAAACCTGATGACATTCAAAGGGTGTTTCTTCGCCGGTTTCCGTCATTCCTTTCCCTCCCAGTTCGATACGGGAAGCATGATTTTTGAAGGCATTTTCGATATCAAGTGGTGTCTTTTCATTTTCAAGAAAAACACCAATTTCCAGCGTTCTTTCACCGTGTCCGAGAATCTCTCCGGGTTCGGCATAAAGTACATTGTAGAGTGTTCCATCGTTTAACTTTAATATTTTCATAAATGTTCCTTTCTATGCGGTTCGCTTCCACATATAAACAGCAAGGTATGGCGGCATATTGTCATGTGCAGAACCACTGCCTGTTTTTGATATAACCGAATCTACAGAATACCATCCAGAACGATCATACCCAACCCAGTTATATGGTGTTGTGTCTGGCAACGCTCCATTCGCACCAATATTCCATCCACGAATGGTATGACCATGCGAAGGCATCTGTGCTGTTGAAATGGCTACGCTTGCTGCCCCGCCAGTACTCCCATTTCCATAACTGGAACTCCTGCCAAGCAAGAACCTCCCTTGTATCTCTACCCACGTCCCGCCAAACAAAGTGGCTGGCGATGTGCTGTTCACACTCATATAGATAGAACCAACGGGGTAGGTTCGATCCAAAAAAGTTTTATTTTGAATATAAATGGTACCGTCCAATGAGACAATATTGTCCGACATTCCAAGGCTAGCCCCATTATCCGTATGGATACTGACCTTATATCCCGATGATATATTCAAATAGAGTCCTGTTCGCAATGAAAGTAAATTTCCGGAAGTTATTTTCAATCCATAGGTATCATATCCCTCATCATTAGGTACAGCTGCGATTGAGCCAATCGTCGTATTCCCGGATGCCATATAAAAACTCAACGCCGCTGAATTGAACTTTGCTTTATAAGTCGCGTTCGCAGACGTGATATTTCCTGTCAGATCAACAGTTCCGTTGGTTAAATCAATTTTCATGCCGGCATTTCCAGCGGAATAGTTACCACTTTGTAACACACCAGCAGTCACTGTCCCTAGGTTAGCGGTTAATGCCGATAACGTTGAAATATTCAATTTATCGGCGGTCAGTGTTTTTGCCTGTATTCTAGCCGCCGCGATGTACCCGGAAGTAATTTTAGCCGCATCCAATGCCGCAATTTTTGCACTCTGAATCGTCGCATTGGCAATCTTAGCATTGGTAATGGCACCGTCAGCGATTTTAGCGGTGACAATACAGGCGTCCGCCAATGCCGCATTTGAAGCGGTAATACTTCCCGCTGCCATTTCATTCGCGGTGACTGCTTTAGCGGCAATCTTCGCTGTCGTGACAGCATCGGCCACAATCTTATCTGAGGTGACGCTGTTAGCTGCGAGGTTTCCGGCAGCGATGGTAGTTGCTGCGATCTTATCCCCTGTGATGGTATTGGCTGCAAGCTGGGCTGCAGTGATACTGCCTGCCACAATTTTGCTGGCGTTCACAGAATTGGCCGCGAGCTTGTCAAGGGTGACTGCCCCGGCTACAATGGTGCTGGCCGTTACAGCGTTTGCGGCAATCTTCCCTGCGATGATGGCATTCGCTGCAATCTGCGATGCTGCGATGCTACCCGTGTAGATCTTTCCGCCATTGATGTAGGTCTTATCATTGTTATAACACCAGGCGGCAAGAACGGAGTCAAGGGAACCAATCTCATTTTTGAACGCCGATCCGCTTAAGGTAGCTGTCTGAACATAGGTTGTCGGCAATGTCGCGGTAATGGTTGCGCTGAAGCCGTCTTTATAGGAATCTGGACAGACGGTGCTGTAACCTGTAATGACTTCATCTACGATGATTTTAGGGTATTGCCAGACCGTATCTGCACTTCCGATAATAATGACGGCTCTCGTATCGCTTGCGGATACTTTGGCGACCTTAATCGACGAGAATTGCAGACTTCCGTTATTGACATATCCTGCACTGGTGATGCTTGAGCCGTAGTTATAAAAACCGACTCGAAGATCAATGGTCTCATTTGCGGAAACGTAATTGTATCCGCTGATGTGTACATTGACCATTCTGGATGGTGTGATTGGTGTTGTGATGATCAAATAGCCTTTGAGATTTGCAACATCGTTTGTATAACCGCACACATTTTTGAATTTCTTCAGCGATCCGGTAATGGTTTCAACCTGCTCTAACAGCAATGCTGCGTTCGCATTATCTTTTGCGGTATTGATTGTTCCTTGCGTACTGCCATCGAGCTTCCCAAAGACAATGCTGCCGGCAGCGATTCTGTCGGCACTGAGTATGCCTGTCGTAATCTTAGCCGCATCTAAAGCCGCAATCTTTGCACTTTGAATCGTCGCATCTGCGATCAGCGCATTGGTTATGGCCGCATTCGCAATAGCGTTTGTGCCAAATTGGGCTGCTGTCCACTTACTACCATCCCAACGGTAAATCCTGTTTCCATCATCGGTGTCAAACCAGGTGTCCCCGGTTTTTCGTCCCGTTGTCGGCGGCTGCGCAGTCTGGTAAAAGACCGTGTTCTTGCCGTCCGCACTGGTCTGCGCTGTGGCCGCTGCCTTTTTCGCCTGATCCGCAAGGGAGTAGGCGCTGTCGGCTTTCGTCTGGGCGGTCGCCGCGTTCTGTTTCGCTGTATCGGCGGTGCTCTGTGCCGTTGCTGCTGCCTGAGCTGCTGCGTTGGCTTTGTTCTGGGCGGTCGTAACGGCGGCTTGGGCGGCGGCGATTTCTTCCTCTGTGGCATCCACTCTGCCCGTAACTGCTGCCAGATTTTTTTCAGCGGCTTCCAAGTCTTTTGCGGCCTGGTCAGCGGCTGTCTTTGCGGCGCTGGCATTGCTTTGTGCTGTCTGCGCATCCTTCGCTGCCTGATCGGCTGCGGTTTTTGCTGCCGCCGCATTGGCTAAGGCGGTACTGGCGTTGCTGCCTGCCGTCGTGATACTGCTGTTTACTGCATCCGACAGGGCACCTGAACCAAAAGGACTGGCGGACCATTTTGTCCCATCCCAGACATAAGCCTTATAGCCGTTGGCAGTGTCAAACCAGGTATCGCCTTTCTTGTTGCCCGTAAGTCCGGGCTGGGTGTTTTGGTAATAAATTTTGTTTTTACCGTCAGCTGTTGTCTGGGCATTATTAGCCGTATCCACCGCCCCATTGATCATTCCAGACACCGTACCCGATAATTTATCCAGATCAATGGCCCCGGGTGCGATCTGCACCCCGTTGATGGTACCAACCGTGATATTCGCCGCGTTCAGATTCACAACCTCGATCTGGGCAGCATCAAGCCTCCCGGCGGTGATCTTATTAGCCGTCAATCCCACAATCTTCGCATCGGTAATACTGCCGTCTGCAATCTGTGTGGTGCCAATAACACCTGTACCAATCATAGCGGTAGTAATACAACCATTCTTAATGTTGGCGAGGTCAATGTCCGCTTTGCCAATCATGGCCGTGTCAATGTCCGCAACGTCCGCTTTCAGCTTTCCAATATCCGCAGTAATGGCTGATAAATCACCGACATTTGCAATGTCGGCTTCAAGCTTTTCAATTTTTGCATTGGCCGCATTTAAATCCTCAACGGCAGCTTTCTTTGCCACCAACTCATTGGTCGTTACAAGGTCTGCGGTCAGCTTTCCGATATTGGCCTCAGCAGCAGTTAGTTTTCCATTAATAGTGACATTATCTGCGGTTAAGTCTGTAATATGCCCTTCTGCCGCATCCAAACGCCCGGTAATGGTTACATTTCCAGCTTCAAGAATATCTACCCGCGCATTCGTCGCATTCAGCTGATCTACCGTTATGATATTTGCCTCAAGGTCTTCGATATACGCTTTAACAGCATTCAAACTCTCGATGCTGGCTTTTTCAGCCACCAATTTGTTGACCTCAACATAATTTGATTTTAAGGTCGTAATGTCAGCAACCGCAGCGTTCAGATTGCCTGTAATGGTCACAATCCCCGCTTCAAGGTTGGTGATCTTTCCATTCATAGCCGTAAGGTCTTGGATATCCGCCTTTCCCGCTACAATGGTCTGTATCTCCGCATAATCCGCGTATAATTGTGTAAACTTCGCACTAATACCTGTACGCTCTACAATGGTTGCCTGAGTGACCGATGCTAAAGATTTCGAGACCGAGTTCTCCGTATAGCCAAAGGTCGGGTCAATTTTCAACTGACCGTCCTCGTGGGTCTCCTGGACTTCGGTCACCTGCTGGTGCAGCGTGATCTGCTTTTTATCATCAATATACGTACAGGTATCGCCCAAATCCCAAAGAACCATATAATCTTCGGTTTCGGCTTCATACTCATAATTAATAACTTCCCTAAAATCTGTTGTCAGTTTGGTTTTACCACGATCAACTAGAGCCCTATTGGTATTTTCATCCTCATCAGCAATATCCCTGGCATCAATGAAAGCTTCACGTCGGTTCAAACCCGAAAGATCATCATAGATGGTCACAATGGTCCGGTCATCACCGTCACCCTGCCCACCGATATAAGCCATATTCTTAAAAGAAGATGTGTCGTGGGTGTAGGTGTGCTTTTTGACTTTTCGGTTTCGCCTGGAAAAGATGTAGCTCTGACGGTTAATCTCGGTTCCAAGCCCTGTCCGCCTCCGGTCAACACCTTCCAATACTTCAAAGATAAACCGCTTTCCGACCGGGTCAAAGCGCACTGCAACGCCCAGGCCGGATTCAATGGAAAGCTCATATAATTCATCTGGCAGATATTTCAGCCGTGATCGGAAAGTCATTTTCTTTCCACGGTGTTGATTGGCCGCCGCTTCAAAATGTGGGATAACCCGCTTTGTGTCCAGTGGATGAATGACTTGCCCATCCACCAGCTCATACATAATATCCTCAGCGGGTTTATTGTTCCAAACCAAATAGCCATCATTAGCACTCGTTGGAACCGTAATCCGGTGATAGAGTAAAAAAAGAAGACTATAGCCTTTTACAACATAGTCCTCTGTCGAGTTGTATTGATAGCCATCGCCATCATCCTGATCATACTCAATCACACCGCATTTGTATGGGTCATGGTTGAGCATGACATAGTTGCCATTTTCAAAAAGTGGGTTCGGTTTGTCCAGATGAATCTCAAAATCGCCGTAAGTGCTCCACCGCTTGGTCCAGATCACACTGCTGGCGTCATGAACTTCACCGATAAACTGGAGGTCTTTGTTGTAGACTCGAATAATTGGCTTCATGGCTACACCCCCAGATACCGATTTTTATAAAGGACGTTCACCTGATTGATCTGGTTCGCGTCCGCGGATTCATATTTCAGGAGATTGTCCCCTTCAACAAGCCGCATCTCAAGGCTGGTAGCATCGGTGATTAAGGGATACCCATTGGTGAATATCCCGTTTTCCTCAATCAAGACTTCTGGTCGATTCTCATCGGTTTTGATGTGCAGTGTCTGTCCCTCAGTCAGCGAGGTCGCCACCTGAACATGTAGGCCAGTTGTCACATTTCGGACTTTCGGACTCGTTGCAGGCCCTTTAAACTGAACCCACACCGGAGTATCGGCTTGCCCTTCGTTAATAATAACCTTTTGGGCAATACCACGGTGTCTAAGAGAAAATGGAAGGTCAGACGGCAATGTAAAGCCGCCTTCCCAACTGTTCATTTCAACCAGCGTATAATCTGGGTCTGCAAAATAGCCCTCTGGGCTTTTCATCTGTAGCTCAAATTCAATGCCGCTATGCAAGTTTTCCTGTTTATCCTCAAGGGAAGTCACGATATAGCTTGCCTGGCGGTAGTGGCCTTGATTATTGACCGTAATCGTGCCCGGTTTATGCGGGCTGAAAAAGCCTTCCATAAAAAATTTCCGCTCAATATTGCTTTGTTTACAGTGGAAATGCACCGACATTGCCCGGCTCCCGATGCGCTGGCGGATAATCTTCCCGCCGTCAAACTGGTATTCTTCCAATTCTACATCAATATTGGTATTGTCAAAACCTTCATAGCTGACAATGCCGTATTCTGTGCCGGCACCAATAACGAGCTTATCCTTGCCGTTATCAAATGTCATGTTATAGACCTTGCTTGCCAAAAGCTAACCTCCTTCCCTCCTGTTTAAGTGCCTGCCTGAATTCAGACGGACGTTTTGGTGTTTCCTGAAAATAGATGTTCTGAATCGTTTCATTGTTATTATTGTTCGTAACCATGTTTGTGGTGTTATAGAAAAACTGTGATGTCTCATTTTGGATTGATGCGTTCTGACTATTGACAGCACCTTTAAGAATATCTGTCCAGAAGCTTCCCTTGCTGTTCGCATGTGGGTTTTCATCTTTGCGGACAACTGCCTCCCCTTCATGCAGATAGGCCAGCATATCATTTGGAATATACTTACTTCCTACCTTAAAGCCGGGGAAAAATGCCAGTGGGTCAAGCCATTGCCCGTCCTGAATCACAGAAAAGTGCAAGTGCGGCCCGGTAGAATTTCCGGTACTGCCCACAAAGCCGATGACCTGTCCCGGCATAACATTCATACCAGGGGAAGTGCCGACAGCCGACATATGGCCGTAAAGGGTCTGCATCCCGCCGCCGTGGTCAATGATTACGGCATTACCGTATCCACCATACCATCCCGCCGTTGTTACTGTTCCAGGCAGTGCTGCGTAAATCGGTGTACCTTCCGAAGCGCCGATGTCAATCCCCATATGGTTGGTCGAACCAATGCCACCCGGAGAATCACGACCTCCAAAATAAGAAGTGATTGACTGGCTGTCCGTTGGCCACATCATGCCGCCTTCGCCAAAAGCGCCGGAGCCAAAGTTAATGCCCAGCTTCTGCCAAAGCTTTGTCACATCACTGCCCATGGCACTAATCAGCTGTTTCAGGTTGATGTTGCTGAAATTATCCTTGATGGTACCCACAATGTTATCAACGAATTTTAATAAGTTATCACCGTCAAGGCCATTGATTAACCCTTGAAGCATATACTGCCCAATGGAGAACATCTCCCGGGAGGGTGACGCAATGCCTAACCCTTCCTTAAATTTGTTCAACAGGCTTTCAACAAGGCTGCTGGCTGCATTGTTCGCATCACCCTGACGTGAATTAATCCCGCTGATCAGATCATTCATTGCTGATACACCGACGTTATAAAGCGCCGATGGAAGGCCGTTCATGATCGAGATTGCTGTATTTTTTACCTCATTGAACTTGGAGCTTGAAGCGCTGCTAATCCGGTCTAAAACAGCCGTTATCTGGCTTAAAACACGCTGCCACTGCTGTCCCATCATTGATGCAAAGCTTGTGGTCAGGTTGTTAATGGTACTGTAATTAGTGGTAAAACGCCCTTGAATCTCTTGTGTCATTAAGGCCGCCGCGTTAATCGTGTTTTGCTTAATAGAAGCCCATGTCGTTTCTAAAAATGTCTTAATAGCCTGCCATTTCGTTGTCGTGGAATCTGAAACCTTCTGCCATTCAGCGTCAATGTCTTCAGCAATTCCTTTAATAAAGCTGTTATCCTCTTTTTTAGGCTCCTCAACTTCCAAAGAAAGACTTGTATTAACTTTCTGGCTTTCCACAGTCATAGAAGCCTTAGCGGCCTCAGAAGCATACTTCATGGATACGTCATGTGGAATTACCTGTGTTCCGTCTGGCAGCATGACCAGCTCACCACGTCCACCTTCATTGATTCGAGCAAAACCGCCCTTGAAGTTGTCCGTCCCACGGGCTAAATAAGGGATTTCCGAGATGGTAACCCCAGGAATTTTATTAATCAGACCAACCGCGGCATTAATACCGCCGATGACGCCATTGACAAATCCCTTGACTTGGCTGACCAACTCGTTGACAGAATCGGAAATACCATTAAAAATACCGCCGACAAACCCTGTCAGGCCTTCCCATGATGACCGGATAGCGTCAAACACACCATGAATAACACCGTCGACCTTATTCATGATG containing:
- a CDS encoding phage distal tail protein, producing MASKVYNMTFDNGKDKLVIGAGTEYGIVSYEGFDNTNIDVELEEYQFDGGKIIRQRIGSRAMSVHFHCKQSNIERKFFMEGFFSPHKPGTITVNNQGHYRQASYIVTSLEDKQENLHSGIEFELQMKSPEGYFADPDYTLVEMNSWEGGFTLPSDLPFSLRHRGIAQKVIINEGQADTPVWVQFKGPATSPKVRNVTTGLHVQVATSLTEGQTLHIKTDENRPEVLIEENGIFTNGYPLITDATSLEMRLVEGDNLLKYESADANQINQVNVLYKNRYLGV
- a CDS encoding Gp37-like protein; this encodes MKPIIRVYNKDLQFIGEVHDASSVIWTKRWSTYGDFEIHLDKPNPLFENGNYVMLNHDPYKCGVIEYDQDDGDGYQYNSTEDYVVKGYSLLFLLYHRITVPTSANDGYLVWNNKPAEDIMYELVDGQVIHPLDTKRVIPHFEAAANQHRGKKMTFRSRLKYLPDELYELSIESGLGVAVRFDPVGKRFIFEVLEGVDRRRTGLGTEINRQSYIFSRRNRKVKKHTYTHDTSSFKNMAYIGGQGDGDDRTIVTIYDDLSGLNRREAFIDARDIADEDENTNRALVDRGKTKLTTDFREVINYEYEAETEDYMVLWDLGDTCTYIDDKKQITLHQQVTEVQETHEDGQLKIDPTFGYTENSVSKSLASVTQATIVERTGISAKFTQLYADYAEIQTIVAGKADIQDLTAMNGKITNLEAGIVTITGNLNAAVADITTLKSNYVEVNKLVAEKASIESLNAVKAYIEDLEANIITVDQLNATNARVDILEAGNVTITGRLDAAEGHITDLTADNVTINGKLTAAEANIGKLTADLVTTNELVAKKAAVEDLNAANAKIEKLEADIANVGDLSAITADIGKLKADVADIDTAMIGKADIDLANIKNGCITTAMIGTGVIGTTQIADGSITDAKIVGLTANKITAGRLDAAQIEVVNLNAANITVGTINGVQIAPGAIDLDKLSGTVSGMINGAVDTANNAQTTADGKNKIYYQNTQPGLTGNKKGDTWFDTANGYKAYVWDGTKWSASPFGSGALSDAVNSSITTAGSNASTALANAAAAKTAADQAAKDAQTAQSNASAAKTAADQAAKDLEAAEKNLAAVTGRVDATEEEIAAAQAAVTTAQNKANAAAQAAATAQSTADTAKQNAATAQTKADSAYSLADQAKKAAATAQTSADGKNTVFYQTAQPPTTGRKTGDTWFDTDDGNRIYRWDGSKWTAAQFGTNAIANAAITNALIADATIQSAKIAALDAAKITTGILSADRIAAGSIVFGKLDGSTQGTINTAKDNANAALLLEQVETITGSLKKFKNVCGYTNDVANLKGYLIITTPITPSRMVNVHISGYNYVSANETIDLRVGFYNYGSSITSAGYVNNGSLQFSSIKVAKVSASDTRAVIIIGSADTVWQYPKIIVDEVITGYSTVCPDSYKDGFSATITATLPTTYVQTATLSGSAFKNEIGSLDSVLAAWCYNNDKTYINGGKIYTGSIAASQIAANAIIAGKIAANAVTASTIVAGAVTLDKLAANSVNASKIVAGSITAAQLAANTITGDKIAATTIAAGNLAANSVTSDKIVADAVTTAKIAAKAVTANEMAAGSITASNAALADACIVTAKIADGAITNAKIANATIQSAKIAALDAAKITSGYIAAARIQAKTLTADKLNISTLSALTANLGTVTAGVLQSGNYSAGNAGMKIDLTNGTVDLTGNITSANATYKAKFNSAALSFYMASGNTTIGSIAAVPNDEGYDTYGLKITSGNLLSLRTGLYLNISSGYKVSIHTDNGASLGMSDNIVSLDGTIYIQNKTFLDRTYPVGSIYMSVNSTSPATLFGGTWVEIQGRFLLGRSSSYGNGSTGGAASVAISTAQMPSHGHTIRGWNIGANGALPDTTPYNWVGYDRSGWYSVDSVISKTGSGSAHDNMPPYLAVYMWKRTA
- a CDS encoding CD1375 family protein; protein product: MAKIYYTLIKEGRKTIEDVPQKIRAEVQALLDADKN
- a CDS encoding CD1375 family protein gives rise to the protein MAIIYATLIVNGKKNFSQVPDRIKDQVRQVLKDLELEELINEK